One Elgaria multicarinata webbii isolate HBS135686 ecotype San Diego chromosome 7, rElgMul1.1.pri, whole genome shotgun sequence DNA window includes the following coding sequences:
- the CYRIB gene encoding CYFIP-related Rac1 interactor B isoform X2, with amino-acid sequence MGNLLKVLTCTDLEQGPNFFLDFENAQPTESEKEIYNQVNVVLKDAEGILEDLQSYRGAGHEIREAIQHPTDERLQEKAWGAVVPLVGKLKKFYEFSQRLEAALRGLLGALTSTPYSPTQHLEREQALAKQFAEILHFTLRFDELKMTNPAIQNDFSYYRRTLSRMRINNVPAEGENEVNNELANRMSLFYAEATPMLKTLSDATTKFVSENKNLPIENTTDCLSTMASVCRVMLETPEYRSRFTNEETVSFCLRVMVGVIILYDHVHPVGAFAKTSKIDMKGCIKVLKDQPPNSVEGLLNALRYTTKHLNDETTSKQIKSMLQ; translated from the exons ATGGGGAACCTTCTTAAAGTTTTGACGTGCACAGACCTTGAGCAGGGACCAAATTTTTTCCTTGACTTTGAAA ATGCTCAACCTACAGAGTCAGAAAAAGAAATTTATAATCAGGTAAATGTAGTGTTAAAGGATGCAGAAGGAATCCTGGAAGACTTGCAGTCGTACAGAGGAGCCGGTCATGAAATACGAGAG gcgATACAGCATCCCACTGATGAGAGGCTCCAGGAAAAGGCATGGGGTGCAGTTGTCCCTCTAGTGGGCAAACTAAAGAAATTCTATGAATTTTCTCAAAGACTTG AAGCTGCATTACGAGGTCTCCTTGGGGCCCTGACAAGCACTCCATATTCTCCCACACAGCACCTGGAGCGAGAGCAGGCTCTTGCAAAACAGTTTGCAGAAATCCTCCATTTCACACTTCGGTTTGATGAGCTGAAG ATGACAAATCCTGCAATTCAGAATGACTTCAGCTACTACAGAAGAACCTTGAGTCGTATGAGAATCAACAATGTTCCA GCAGAAGGCGAAAATGAAGTAAATAACGAATTGGCTAACAGAATGTCTTTATTTTATGCTGAAGCAACACCAATGTTGAAAACCTTAAGTGATGCCACAACAAAATTTGTTTCAGAG AACAAGAATTTACCCATAGAAAATACCACAGATTGCTTAAGCACCATGGCCAGTGTTTGCCGAGTCATGCTGGAAACTCC GGAATACAGAAGCAGGTTCACAAATGAGGAAACAGTTTCGTTCTGTCTGAGGGTAATGGTGGGTGTCATAATTCTCTACGACCATGTGCATCCAGTAGGCGCTTTTGCAAAAACTTCAAAAATTGAT ATGAAAGGATGCATCAAAGTTCTCAAAGACCAACCTCCAAACAGCGTAGAAGGCCTTCTAAATGCTCTCAGGTAC ACAACAAAACATTTGAACGATGAGACTACCTCCAAGCAAATTAAATCTATGTTGCAATAA
- the CYRIB gene encoding CYFIP-related Rac1 interactor B isoform X1: protein MVSQKSCYICLVRNTSSQNLHIVTWYLNMGNLLKVLTCTDLEQGPNFFLDFENAQPTESEKEIYNQVNVVLKDAEGILEDLQSYRGAGHEIREAIQHPTDERLQEKAWGAVVPLVGKLKKFYEFSQRLEAALRGLLGALTSTPYSPTQHLEREQALAKQFAEILHFTLRFDELKMTNPAIQNDFSYYRRTLSRMRINNVPAEGENEVNNELANRMSLFYAEATPMLKTLSDATTKFVSENKNLPIENTTDCLSTMASVCRVMLETPEYRSRFTNEETVSFCLRVMVGVIILYDHVHPVGAFAKTSKIDMKGCIKVLKDQPPNSVEGLLNALRYTTKHLNDETTSKQIKSMLQ, encoded by the exons GTACCTTAACATGGGGAACCTTCTTAAAGTTTTGACGTGCACAGACCTTGAGCAGGGACCAAATTTTTTCCTTGACTTTGAAA ATGCTCAACCTACAGAGTCAGAAAAAGAAATTTATAATCAGGTAAATGTAGTGTTAAAGGATGCAGAAGGAATCCTGGAAGACTTGCAGTCGTACAGAGGAGCCGGTCATGAAATACGAGAG gcgATACAGCATCCCACTGATGAGAGGCTCCAGGAAAAGGCATGGGGTGCAGTTGTCCCTCTAGTGGGCAAACTAAAGAAATTCTATGAATTTTCTCAAAGACTTG AAGCTGCATTACGAGGTCTCCTTGGGGCCCTGACAAGCACTCCATATTCTCCCACACAGCACCTGGAGCGAGAGCAGGCTCTTGCAAAACAGTTTGCAGAAATCCTCCATTTCACACTTCGGTTTGATGAGCTGAAG ATGACAAATCCTGCAATTCAGAATGACTTCAGCTACTACAGAAGAACCTTGAGTCGTATGAGAATCAACAATGTTCCA GCAGAAGGCGAAAATGAAGTAAATAACGAATTGGCTAACAGAATGTCTTTATTTTATGCTGAAGCAACACCAATGTTGAAAACCTTAAGTGATGCCACAACAAAATTTGTTTCAGAG AACAAGAATTTACCCATAGAAAATACCACAGATTGCTTAAGCACCATGGCCAGTGTTTGCCGAGTCATGCTGGAAACTCC GGAATACAGAAGCAGGTTCACAAATGAGGAAACAGTTTCGTTCTGTCTGAGGGTAATGGTGGGTGTCATAATTCTCTACGACCATGTGCATCCAGTAGGCGCTTTTGCAAAAACTTCAAAAATTGAT ATGAAAGGATGCATCAAAGTTCTCAAAGACCAACCTCCAAACAGCGTAGAAGGCCTTCTAAATGCTCTCAGGTAC ACAACAAAACATTTGAACGATGAGACTACCTCCAAGCAAATTAAATCTATGTTGCAATAA